A window of Bradyrhizobium sp. AZCC 1610 contains these coding sequences:
- a CDS encoding L,D-transpeptidase family protein, whose protein sequence is MRDCSTNRAGFDRVLMAVAATFLTVSATSALAAQSTTPRASAAELAIDAAVPRPEPANVPPPTVGDFKMDSTASVPDASKVTDKPAEPAPAAKAAEPKPAEIVTTPAANDAATAAPPAATATAPAPPAEPAKEPVKVSTVAPADQPVADRLRDMLGAKSLRFFDRKNERAAVEKFYSARDYAPQWTQAGKLTDSGKGVIARLKDAAAEGLNPTDYPAPDFAAAASPDQLAEAELKLTASMLDYARQAQSGRMHWSQVAGDIQYPEHPTDPAEVLANISTAKDASVALDGYNPPHKPYKELKAKLAELRGQGDGPMIHISEGPALAFKAATKKQPAVTPEDPRVPQLRAKLGITENADDTRYDAKVAAAVRKFQEGADLKPTGVLDDRTVKAINSPKRDRQIDIVLVNLERLRWLPRQLGAASLGNAYVILNVPDFTLKVMQNGAPVWTTRVVTGKPGKHATPMLTETMKFITVNPTWNVPPSIIYNEYLPALQQDPTVLDRMGLRLERRRDGSIHISQPPGEANALGRIRFNFPNKFLVYQHDTPDKHLFAKEERAFSHGCMRVQNPDQYASTLLNIVMPNERYSPEKIRSMYGRSEIDLKFPTPIPVNITYQTAFVDDAGKLQIRKDIYGRDAGMIALLKNGRSKDLEVMVSHAQPNYSRPRDALPPGVNFASDNTFSSGPSFFERLFGGPSTMTPPAPVGRRPQQRFTR, encoded by the coding sequence ATGCGTGACTGTTCGACGAATCGTGCGGGATTTGACCGCGTGCTGATGGCCGTCGCGGCAACTTTCCTCACGGTGTCAGCGACCTCAGCACTGGCGGCTCAGTCGACGACGCCGCGCGCCAGCGCCGCCGAGCTCGCGATCGACGCAGCAGTTCCCCGTCCCGAACCGGCCAACGTTCCGCCTCCGACCGTCGGCGACTTCAAGATGGACTCCACCGCCTCGGTGCCTGACGCATCCAAAGTAACTGACAAGCCGGCCGAGCCGGCCCCGGCCGCAAAGGCAGCCGAGCCAAAGCCGGCCGAGATCGTCACCACGCCTGCGGCCAACGATGCCGCAACTGCCGCGCCGCCGGCTGCGACGGCCACCGCGCCCGCGCCCCCGGCTGAACCCGCCAAGGAGCCGGTGAAGGTCAGCACCGTCGCACCGGCCGACCAGCCGGTCGCCGACCGCCTGCGCGACATGCTCGGCGCCAAGTCGCTGCGCTTCTTCGACCGCAAGAACGAGCGCGCCGCCGTCGAGAAGTTCTACTCCGCGCGCGACTACGCGCCGCAATGGACGCAAGCCGGCAAATTGACCGACAGCGGCAAGGGCGTGATCGCCCGTTTGAAGGACGCCGCCGCCGAGGGCCTCAATCCGACCGACTATCCGGCGCCGGATTTTGCGGCCGCCGCTTCGCCGGACCAGCTCGCCGAAGCCGAACTGAAACTGACCGCGAGCATGCTCGACTATGCGCGACAGGCCCAGAGCGGCCGGATGCACTGGTCGCAGGTTGCCGGCGACATCCAGTATCCCGAGCACCCGACCGATCCGGCGGAAGTGCTCGCCAACATTTCGACCGCCAAGGACGCGTCCGTCGCGCTCGACGGCTACAACCCGCCGCACAAGCCCTACAAGGAACTGAAGGCCAAGCTCGCCGAGCTGCGCGGCCAGGGCGACGGACCGATGATCCACATATCGGAAGGTCCCGCGCTGGCGTTCAAGGCCGCCACCAAGAAGCAGCCGGCGGTCACGCCGGAAGATCCGCGCGTGCCGCAACTGCGCGCCAAGCTCGGCATAACCGAAAACGCCGACGATACGAGATACGACGCCAAGGTCGCCGCAGCCGTGCGCAAATTCCAGGAAGGCGCCGATCTCAAGCCGACCGGCGTGCTTGACGACCGTACCGTCAAGGCCATCAACAGCCCGAAGCGCGACCGGCAGATCGACATCGTCCTCGTCAATCTGGAGCGCCTGCGCTGGCTGCCGCGCCAGCTCGGCGCGGCCTCGCTCGGCAACGCTTATGTCATTCTCAACGTTCCCGACTTCACGCTGAAGGTGATGCAGAACGGGGCCCCGGTCTGGACCACGCGCGTGGTGACCGGAAAGCCGGGCAAGCATGCGACGCCGATGCTGACGGAGACGATGAAGTTCATCACGGTCAACCCGACCTGGAACGTGCCGCCGTCGATCATCTACAACGAATATCTGCCGGCCCTGCAGCAGGATCCAACCGTGCTGGATCGCATGGGTCTGAGGCTCGAGCGTCGCCGCGACGGCAGCATCCACATTTCGCAGCCGCCGGGCGAGGCCAATGCGCTCGGCCGCATCCGTTTCAACTTCCCGAACAAGTTCCTGGTCTATCAGCACGACACGCCGGACAAGCACCTGTTCGCCAAGGAAGAGCGCGCGTTCAGCCATGGCTGCATGCGGGTGCAGAATCCCGACCAGTACGCCTCGACCCTGCTGAACATCGTGATGCCGAACGAGCGTTACTCGCCGGAAAAAATCCGCAGCATGTACGGCCGCAGCGAGATCGATCTGAAATTCCCGACGCCGATACCGGTCAACATCACCTACCAGACCGCGTTCGTGGATGACGCCGGCAAGCTGCAGATCCGCAAGGACATCTATGGCCGCGACGCCGGGATGATCGCCCTGCTCAAGAACGGCCGTAGCAAGGACCTGGAGGTCATGGTCTCCCATGCCCAGCCGAATTATTCGCGTCCCAGGGATGCTTTGCCGCCCGGCGTCAACTTCGCCAGCGACAACACCTTTTCTTCCGGACCCTCGTTCTTTGAGCGTCTGTTCGGCGGCCCATCGACAATGACGCCGCCCGCCCCGGTCGGCCGTCGGCCGCAACAGCGGTTCACCCGTTAG